The following are encoded in a window of Apteryx mantelli isolate bAptMan1 chromosome 17, bAptMan1.hap1, whole genome shotgun sequence genomic DNA:
- the LOC106486241 gene encoding glutathione S-transferase theta-1-like translates to MGLELYLDLLSQPCRALYIFAKCNNIPFEFKHVELMKGQHRTEDFRKVNVLMKVPALRDGSFTLAESIAILLYLTRKFKTPDHWYPSDLQKRAKVDEYLSWQHVNIRGKGSKLFLTKVLLPLITGQPLPPEKLEGVTEELNVVLEQFEEKFLQNKPFIAGSEVSLADLVALVELMQPVGAGYNLFEERPKLAEWRSRVEEAVGKKLFQEAHEGILKAKNLTADKIAPELMEHFKHHLLKQTGQN, encoded by the exons atgGGGCTGGAGCTCTACCTGGACCTGCTCTCGCAGCCCTGCCGGGCGCTCTACATCTTCGCCAAGTGCAACAACATCCCCTTCGAGTTCAAGCACGTGGAGCTGATGAAGG GGCAGCACAGGACTGAGGATTTCCGGAAGGTGAACGTCCTGATGAAAGTGCCAGCGTTAAGGGATGGTTCTTTCACCTTAGCGGAGAG CATTGCAATCCTCCTCTACCTGACCCGGAAATTCAAGACACCTGATCACTGGTACCCATCTGACCTGCAGAAACGGGCCAAGGTTGATGAGTACCTGTCGTGGCAGCACGTCAACATTCGTGGGAAGGGGAGCAAGCTGTTCTTAACTAAG GTGCTGCTGCCTCTCATTACAGGCCAGCCCCTTCCTCCAGAGAAACTGGAAGGCGTTACTGAAGAGCTGAATGTTGTCCTGGAGCAATTTGAGGAGAAGTTCTTGCAGAACAAGCCCTTCATCGCAGGCAGCGAGGTCTCCCTGGCAGACCTTGTAGCACTGGTGGAGCTCATGCAG cctgtAGGTGCTGGCTACAACCTCTTTGAGGAGAGGCCAAAATTAGCAGAGTGGCGCAGTCGGGTGGAAGAAGCAGTGGGGAAGAAGCTCTTCCAGGAAGCGCATGAGGGGATCTTGAAAGCCAAGAACTTGACCGCTGATAAAATTGCGCCTGAACTGATGGAGCATTTCAAGCACCATCTCCTAAAGCAGACTGGCCAGAATTAG
- the DDX51 gene encoding ATP-dependent RNA helicase DDX51 — protein sequence MALFYINRYGGEEEGEREDRSRVLLERLREQARARQLKKQQQEALLSPEGLKQEERENKLGENVRAGNSGSNSDNESRGAKRKRKGESEEDSCAEGQKLKKHQSCSSPEERADTEEAADGSTPSKKKKKQNRRKSNVTQERTGADSQEVAEQQDNRSNLRNKSGKKKKKDEEAEGVETRRKENNEKAEGNQSRKEELSVAALEKEANPPPSSLVVLGDYDRKPVQKVQPFLPQWLAQPKLVQKRIKENLVPIRDVPGIHPKLLKKLQMNGIESFFPVQAEVIPAILQSASNGYLMGQGGYRPRDICVSAPTGSGKTLSFVIPIVQALLDRVVCQVRALVVLPTKELAQQVSKVFNIYTDGTGLKVVSVTGQKSFAKEQEMLVQKKVTGYCSLADIIVATPGRLTDHISQTPGFSLTQLRFLIVDEADRMIDDMHQNWLNQVVKAAFQAEDDSGSIMLFQRTKPGPITAASSCHPQIPLQKLLFSATLTQDPEKLQQLGLFQPRLFTSVYSEKKLLGDGAETEQDTEKYTLPEGLSQCYVPCDLNSKPLLLLHFMLKMKFTRVLCFTNSKEASHRLFLLIQAFGGVTVAEFSSRLPPNERHRTMKEFEQGKIQLLISTDATARGIDIKGVNCVINYDTPQFIRTYIHRVGRTARAGKAGLAFSMVLRIQERRFLRMLKDAGITDIKQHLVKGKLLKPLVQQYEEALSKLEKMVKDERAQRRA from the exons atgGCGCTGTTCTACATCAACAG ATATGGCGGTGAGGAAGAGGGCGAGAGGGAGGATCGGTCCCGGgtgctgctggagcggctgcgaGAGCAGGCGAGAGCCCGGCagctgaagaagcagcagcaggaggcgcTTCTGTCTCCCGAAGGGTTAaagcaggaggaaagagaaaataagctCGGTGAAAACGTCAGAGCCGGGAACTCGGGGTCTAATTCTGACAATGAATCTAGGGgagcaaaaagaaagaggaagggggagagtgaaGAGGATTCCTgtgcagaagggcaaaagctaaAGAAACACCAGAGTTGCAGCTCTCCTGAAGAAAGGGCAGATACTGAGGAGGCAGCAGATGGCTCTACTCCAtcgaagaagaaaaagaaacaaaatagaagaaaatcaAACGTGACTCAAGAGAGGACTGGAGCAG ATTCTCAAGAAGTCGCTGAGCAACAGGACAACAGAAGTAACCTTAGAAATAAGTCaggtaaaaagaagaagaaggatgaGGAAGCTGAAGGAGTTGAAACAAGGAGGAAAGAGAACAATGAAAAAGCTGAAGGCAATCAAAGCAGAAAGGAGGAGCTGTCCGTAGCAGCCTTGGAGAAAGAGGCAAATCCACCACCCTCTAGTTTGGTAGTTCTTGGAGACTATGACCGAAAGCCAGTGCAGAAG GTTCAGCCCTTCTTACCACAGTGGCTTGCTCAACCCAAACTAGTGCAAAAACGTATCAAAGAAAATCTAGTTCCAATCAGAGATGTCCCAGGAATTCATCCCAAGCTGTTAAAGAAGCTGCAAATGAATGGAATAGAGTCCTTTTTTCCAG TCCAGGCAGAGGTGATCCCTGCTATTCTACAGAGTGCATCCAACGGGTATTTGATGGGGCAGGGAGGATACCGCCCCAGAGACATTTGTGTCTCAGCACCTACTGGCAGTGgtaaaaccctgtcttttgtcaTACCTATAGTACAG GCTCTGCTAGATCGGGTGGTTTGCCAAGTACGAGCTCTGGTTGTTCTGCCCACAAAAGAACTGGCACAACAG GTGAGTAAAGTATTCAACATTTACACTGACGGTACAGGTCTGAAGGTCGTTTCGGTTACTGGCCAGAAATCTTTTGCAAAGGAGCAGGAGATGCTTGTCCAGAAAAA AGTGACAGGCTACTGCAGCCTGGCTGATATTATTGTGGCTACACCTGGGCGGCTCACAGATCACATTAGCCAGACCCCAGGGTTCAGCCTGACACAGCTTCGCTTTCTG ATCGTAGATGAAGCTGACCGTATGATTGATGACATGCACCAGAATTGGCTGAACCAAGTTGTCAAAGCTGCATTCCAAGCAGAAGATGACTCTGGCTCCATTATGCTTTTTCAGAGGACCAAACCAGGGCCTATAACAGCAGCCAG CTCCTGCCATCCTCAGATACCCTTACAGAAGCTGCTATTTTCAGCCACGCTGACCCAGGACCCAGAGAAATTGCAGCAGCTGGGCTTATTCCAGCCTCGCCTCTTCACATCTGTCTATTCTGAGAAAAAATTACTCGGAGATGGAGCAGAGACTGAACAGGACACTGAGAAATACACGCTCCCTGAGGGGCTGTCG CAATGTTATGTGCCTTGTGACCTGAATTCCAAGCCTTTGCTCCTCTTGCACTTCATGCTGAAAATGAAATTTACCCGGGTGTTGTGTTTTACCAACTCCAAGGAGGCTTCTCACAG ATTGTTCCTGCTGATTCAGGCCTTTGGTGGAGTCACTGTGGCTGAATTTTCTTCCCGGTTGCCGCCAAACGAGAGACACAGAACCATGAAGGAATTTGAACAGGGAAAAATACAACT GTTAATCAGCACAGATGCCACTGCTCGAGGAATCGACATTAAAGGAGTGAATTGTGTAATAAACTATGATACGCCTCAGTTCATCAGGACATATATTCACCG AGTTGGAAGAACAGCTCGTGCAGGCAAAGCAGGCTTAGCTTTCAGCATGGTCCTTAGAATTCAG GAACGTAGGTTTCTGCGGATGTTGAAGGATGCCGGCATCACAGACATAAAGCAGCACTTGGTGAAGGGCAAGTTGTTAAAGCCGTTGGTGCAGCAATATGAGGAAGCTCTGTCTAAGCTTGAGAAAATGGTCAAG GACGAACGAGCACAGAGACGAGCCTGA